One stretch of Flavobacterium sp. 9 DNA includes these proteins:
- the mgrA gene encoding L-glyceraldehyde 3-phosphate reductase, whose product MTYLPDSNRYQKMEYRRCGNSGLMLPALSLGLWHNFGAIDNTENARNILHTAFDNGITHFDLANNYGPPAGSAETTFGQIFKQDFKSFRDELLISTKAGWPMWEGPYGDLGSKKHLIASLDQSLKRMDLEYVDIFYHHRPDPNTPMEETMAALDLIVRQGKALYVGISSYSPAETQKAFTILKQLGTPCVIHQPKYSMLERSVEDGLLDVLELNGIGGIAFSPLAQGLLTNKYLNGIPENSRATAHRGNGAIEEDAITPENIAKVKKLNEMALERGQTLAQMALSWVMKDKRISSVIIGASKPEQVIDSVGCLKNTSFSAEELKAINQILI is encoded by the coding sequence ATGACTTATTTACCAGATTCAAACCGATATCAAAAAATGGAATACCGTCGTTGTGGCAACAGCGGACTAATGCTTCCGGCGCTTTCTCTTGGTTTGTGGCATAACTTTGGCGCGATCGATAATACCGAAAACGCAAGAAATATATTGCACACGGCCTTTGATAACGGTATTACGCATTTTGATCTTGCTAATAATTATGGTCCTCCGGCGGGATCTGCTGAGACGACTTTTGGACAAATATTCAAACAGGATTTTAAATCTTTTCGTGACGAACTTTTGATTTCTACAAAAGCCGGATGGCCAATGTGGGAAGGTCCTTATGGAGATTTAGGTTCAAAAAAGCATTTAATTGCCAGCTTAGACCAAAGTCTTAAACGTATGGATTTAGAATATGTAGATATTTTTTATCACCACAGACCAGATCCAAACACACCAATGGAAGAAACTATGGCGGCGCTGGATTTAATTGTGCGTCAGGGAAAAGCACTTTATGTAGGTATTTCGAGTTATAGTCCTGCCGAAACTCAAAAGGCTTTTACAATCTTGAAACAATTAGGAACTCCGTGTGTGATTCATCAGCCTAAATATTCGATGCTGGAGCGTTCTGTAGAAGATGGATTATTGGATGTTCTAGAATTAAATGGTATTGGCGGAATCGCTTTTTCACCTCTTGCACAAGGTCTTTTGACAAATAAATATCTAAACGGAATTCCGGAAAACTCAAGAGCTACAGCACATCGCGGAAATGGTGCAATCGAAGAAGACGCAATCACGCCTGAGAATATTGCTAAGGTTAAAAAGCTTAACGAAATGGCATTAGAACGCGGACAAACATTGGCACAAATGGCGTTGTCATGGGTTATGAAAGACAAAAGAATTTCATCGGTTATTATTGGCGCAAGCAAACCAGAACAAGTGATTGATTCTGTGGGATGTCTTAAAAACACTTCGTTTTCTGCAGAAGAACTAAAAGCAATCAATCAAATTCTGATATAA
- a CDS encoding Crp/Fnr family transcriptional regulator: protein MFEKIHDYLSRFARLSEQEIKIFENSLEFRKVPKKTILLHAGEICNFEAYINKGCIREYFVDRDGIELTLQFATEDWWVSDITSFEDQVPSDMYIETLEDCELLVLSRQTKENLINEVPQLERMFRLMIQRHLSKLQKRLFKTVSSTAMEQYVEFVNRYPTLSQRVSQQYIASYLGITPEFLSRLRAKHLKNG, encoded by the coding sequence ATGTTTGAGAAAATACACGATTATCTTTCCAGATTTGCCAGACTATCAGAACAAGAGATTAAAATTTTTGAAAACAGTCTGGAGTTTAGAAAAGTTCCTAAGAAAACAATTTTATTACATGCAGGTGAAATCTGCAATTTTGAAGCTTATATAAATAAAGGTTGCATAAGAGAATATTTCGTTGATCGCGACGGAATAGAACTGACACTGCAATTTGCAACCGAAGATTGGTGGGTAAGTGATATTACGAGTTTTGAGGATCAGGTGCCAAGTGATATGTATATTGAAACGCTTGAAGATTGTGAGTTACTGGTTTTAAGTCGTCAAACGAAAGAAAATTTAATCAATGAAGTTCCGCAATTAGAGCGTATGTTTAGGTTAATGATTCAAAGGCATTTATCGAAATTGCAAAAGCGCTTGTTCAAAACCGTTTCTTCAACGGCAATGGAACAATATGTAGAATTTGTGAATCGATATCCAACATTATCGCAACGGGTTTCGCAACAATATATTGCTTCTTATTTAGGAATCACGCCCGAGTTTCTAAGCAGATTGAGAGCAAAACATTTGAAAAATGGATAA
- a CDS encoding glycoside hydrolase family 30 beta sandwich domain-containing protein, which produces MKTYHFTTCLTIMLSGFLTNNLVAQKSPSKTDYKSVTVYVTAKNTNNKLTKTETLSFIDKPQPIEKEFSVFVDPSKTYQTMLGIGGAITDASAEVFYKLSKEQQAEILTAYYDKEKGIGYTLARTNMQSCDFSSDIYSYIAEGDKDLKTFDISHDRKYRIPLIKEAIAKAGGKLTLYASPWSPPAWMKTNNNVLQGGVLKPEYNQSWANFFVKFIKEYEKEGIPIWGYTVQNEPMAVQKWESCIFTAQEERDFIKNFLGPTMQKAGLSKKKLIMWDHNRDLMYQRVSTVLEDKDAAKYVWGIGYHWYEDWHKNGMNFEAERRVAEAFPDKPLILTEGCAADFDQKLLTDWTYGEKYGMSMINDFNIGTVAWTDWNILLDEKGGPNHVQNFCMSPIHADLTTGKLIYTNGYYYLGHFSKFIHPGAKRVACNSSSNKLLSTAFVNQDNNLEVVVMNQSDDNVDYFLWIKGKASKITSLAHSIATLEVK; this is translated from the coding sequence ATGAAAACATATCATTTTACAACATGCCTGACCATCATGTTATCGGGATTTTTGACCAATAATCTCGTTGCTCAAAAAAGTCCCTCAAAAACGGATTATAAAAGCGTTACGGTTTATGTAACGGCAAAAAATACCAATAACAAACTAACAAAAACGGAAACTTTATCTTTTATAGACAAACCACAACCTATAGAAAAAGAATTTTCTGTATTTGTAGATCCTTCAAAGACTTATCAAACTATGTTGGGAATTGGTGGCGCTATTACTGATGCTTCCGCGGAAGTTTTCTACAAACTTTCTAAAGAGCAACAGGCAGAAATTCTGACTGCTTATTATGATAAAGAAAAAGGTATTGGCTATACTTTGGCACGAACAAATATGCAAAGCTGTGATTTTTCAAGTGATATTTACAGTTATATTGCCGAAGGTGACAAAGACTTAAAAACCTTTGATATTAGCCACGACAGAAAATACAGAATTCCGTTAATTAAAGAAGCTATTGCAAAAGCGGGTGGAAAATTAACTTTATACGCTTCGCCGTGGAGTCCGCCAGCGTGGATGAAAACCAATAATAATGTTTTGCAAGGCGGAGTTTTAAAACCGGAATACAACCAAAGTTGGGCTAACTTTTTTGTGAAATTTATAAAGGAATACGAAAAAGAAGGAATTCCAATTTGGGGTTATACAGTACAAAACGAACCTATGGCGGTGCAAAAATGGGAATCTTGCATTTTTACAGCGCAAGAAGAACGTGATTTCATTAAAAACTTTCTTGGTCCAACGATGCAAAAAGCAGGTTTGTCTAAAAAGAAATTAATTATGTGGGATCATAATCGTGATTTAATGTACCAACGTGTGAGTACAGTTTTGGAAGATAAAGATGCAGCAAAATATGTTTGGGGAATTGGATATCACTGGTACGAAGACTGGCATAAAAACGGAATGAACTTTGAAGCTGAGCGCCGTGTAGCAGAAGCTTTTCCGGATAAACCGCTTATCTTAACAGAAGGTTGTGCGGCTGATTTTGATCAAAAGTTACTGACGGATTGGACTTATGGCGAAAAATATGGAATGTCGATGATTAACGATTTCAATATTGGAACGGTTGCCTGGACGGACTGGAATATTCTATTGGACGAAAAAGGCGGACCAAACCATGTTCAAAACTTTTGTATGTCGCCTATTCACGCTGATCTTACAACCGGAAAATTGATTTATACAAACGGATATTATTATTTAGGTCATTTTTCTAAATTCATTCATCCGGGCGCAAAACGTGTGGCTTGCAATTCCAGCAGTAATAAACTTTTGTCTACAGCATTTGTAAATCAGGATAATAATCTTGAAGTTGTCGTTATGAATCAATCTGATGATAATGTAGATTATTTTCTTTGGATAAAAGGTAAAGCTTCAAAAATAACCAGTTTGGCACATTCTATTGCTACTTTAGAAGTAAAATAA
- a CDS encoding cytidylyltransferase domain-containing protein — translation MSNPIFTALLPIQKEFSYYLPNRNFLEFNGKPVYQYMIEKLLKIDAFESIVINTDSEEVKEYCKSNGKLRIIDRPKSLIGEDIKSDLITAYTLDKIGGEHFIEIQSFNPLLTQFTIESFIKLYIDLIVSGEYYDSLFSMQRYELRNYDVDKMEIRNDFPFSIIENGILYGFNRTTFRKNRKKIGKMATLSDVKEIENTLLDSETNYELVKLVFANQDKFPAIFHSGV, via the coding sequence ATGAGCAATCCCATTTTTACCGCACTTTTACCAATCCAAAAAGAATTTTCATACTATTTACCTAACAGAAATTTCCTTGAATTCAACGGAAAACCTGTTTATCAATATATGATTGAAAAATTACTGAAAATCGATGCATTTGAAAGTATTGTTATCAATACAGATTCTGAAGAAGTGAAAGAATATTGCAAAAGCAACGGCAAACTAAGGATAATCGACCGACCGAAATCTTTAATTGGCGAAGACATAAAATCAGATTTGATTACAGCTTATACTCTTGATAAAATTGGTGGAGAACATTTTATCGAAATTCAAAGCTTTAATCCATTGCTTACGCAGTTTACAATAGAGAGTTTCATCAAACTATATATAGATCTTATAGTGTCTGGAGAATATTATGATTCGCTTTTTAGTATGCAGCGTTATGAGTTGAGAAATTATGATGTAGATAAAATGGAAATAAGAAATGACTTCCCTTTTTCAATAATCGAAAACGGAATTCTTTACGGATTTAATCGAACCACTTTCCGCAAAAACCGAAAAAAAATTGGAAAAATGGCCACGCTTTCTGACGTAAAAGAAATTGAGAATACACTTCTGGATTCAGAAACTAACTATGAATTAGTGAAACTGGTTTTTGCTAATCAGGATAAATTTCCAGCTATTTTTCATAGTGGCGTTTAA
- a CDS encoding heme-binding protein — MKDQVLHLRITLALSAIDDLIPSYMQVEEDKAISNGNVAICIIDEEGMVYGRMYGNDKARKRQSYKIAWTKASQVWLTGVKTGDYERLVFNKIVDENANGIEAPDLIGWQGGQPIILNDGTQLSIGFSGFRGVTDLEIVTKAFKKI; from the coding sequence ATGAAAGATCAAGTTCTCCATCTACGAATTACATTGGCATTATCGGCAATTGACGATCTAATTCCTTCTTATATGCAAGTTGAAGAAGACAAAGCAATTTCTAACGGCAACGTTGCAATTTGTATTATTGACGAAGAAGGTATGGTTTATGGCCGAATGTACGGAAATGACAAAGCGCGTAAAAGACAATCGTATAAAATTGCCTGGACAAAAGCGAGTCAGGTTTGGCTTACTGGAGTTAAAACGGGAGATTACGAGAGATTGGTTTTCAATAAAATTGTAGACGAAAACGCTAACGGAATCGAAGCGCCGGATCTTATTGGCTGGCAAGGCGGACAACCTATTATATTAAATGACGGAACACAGCTTTCTATTGGTTTTAGCGGTTTTAGAGGTGTTACCGATTTAGAAATTGTAACCAAGGCATTCAAAAAAATATAA
- a CDS encoding carbohydrate-binding protein codes for MKKTLIILNIFVLIGTSAIAQTSAEKSKPMKLQQIPGKIECEFYDFGGEGIAYHDTDEINNGSGKLNPVNGNPLNEFRIKEAVDISYTKTDSIDDTPYTKVPIKMKQLYVGWTQPTEWINYTVQIKKSGTYKIGVLYIANGHGAISIAVNGNEATGNMKIESTHDDKDPVAWRQWHHWNSSENIGTIKLEKGTQLLTLHIVENGNMNLDYLTFTPN; via the coding sequence ATGAAAAAAACATTAATAATCCTGAATATTTTCGTTTTGATTGGCACATCGGCAATAGCCCAAACATCGGCTGAAAAGTCAAAACCAATGAAATTACAGCAGATTCCGGGAAAAATAGAATGTGAATTTTACGATTTTGGCGGCGAAGGCATTGCGTATCACGATACTGATGAAATCAATAATGGCAGCGGAAAACTAAATCCCGTTAACGGAAATCCTTTGAATGAATTCCGAATTAAAGAAGCCGTGGATATTTCGTATACCAAAACAGATAGTATCGACGACACGCCTTATACCAAAGTTCCGATCAAGATGAAACAGCTTTATGTGGGCTGGACGCAACCTACAGAATGGATAAATTATACGGTTCAGATTAAGAAATCCGGAACGTATAAAATTGGTGTTTTATATATCGCAAATGGCCACGGCGCAATTTCTATCGCAGTAAACGGAAATGAAGCCACGGGAAATATGAAAATTGAATCAACACACGACGATAAAGATCCTGTTGCTTGGCGACAATGGCATCATTGGAACAGTTCAGAAAACATAGGAACTATTAAACTCGAAAAAGGCACACAATTATTGACTTTGCATATTGTCGAAAACGGAAATATGAATTTAGATTACCTGACTTTTACGCCCAATTAA
- a CDS encoding TonB-dependent receptor, translating to MLFLLANVGFIQAQTATTGQISGTVITNDGNASQGVVVKLIEINKSAVTNSAGKYDFKKVPFGKYTLEVSMAGYASSTETAEITEQTSTADVDIRVNSSVENLDDVVIRTGGNRFAKKESFDVAKMPLKNIENSQVYIVVSKELMKEQVITDYNSAFKNVPGAGIAEVRNQGRTTSISRGFATPQVVRNGVGSFTYTSIDPANLERIEVIKGPSATLFGSTLSSFGGLFNRVTKKPFDSFKGEISYSAASWDLNRFTADINTPINADKTALLRVNTAFHSERSFQDAGFNKNFSIAPSFSYEINERLTLLIDAEFSLYKATSPTRLTPFAGKDALTSIEALNIPYKLSFANNTINYTSQQYNVFAQLKYKISDEWTSQTILSRTRSSSDGYVVALQMTSPTTLRQQVTYQESPFYGTDIQQNFIGKFNIGKLKNRVVAGVDYYSLRATRNDAIVNMPAMDYKKPGDAYNNFNVDKVAPMFATAKFTNYVSNDEETYSAYVSDVLNVTDRLLAMGGIRVDRYMNNGTYYPSKDSIAGNYNQTALSPKFGLVYQIMKEKISVFGNYMNGFSNVSGSDFYGNTFKPNQANQWEGGFKFDLNKISATLSYYDIQVTNVTRDDPDHSNFSVQDGTQVSKGFEAEFIANPISGLNIVAGYTYNDSKFEKSNPNFQGLRPSTAGSPTTANLWASYRVTTGGAQGLGIGFGGIYGSKYNQTNTAAFKFSIPSYTVLDASLFYDQPKYRLGLKVDNITNEKYWSYRLAAQNPTRITANVTFKF from the coding sequence ATGCTTTTTTTACTTGCTAATGTTGGATTTATTCAGGCGCAAACGGCAACTACAGGACAAATTTCAGGAACTGTTATCACGAATGACGGTAATGCAAGTCAGGGAGTTGTGGTAAAATTGATCGAAATAAATAAAAGTGCCGTAACCAATTCAGCAGGTAAATATGATTTCAAAAAAGTGCCTTTTGGAAAATATACGCTGGAAGTTTCGATGGCAGGATATGCGTCATCTACTGAAACTGCTGAGATTACAGAACAAACTTCAACTGCAGATGTAGACATAAGAGTAAACTCGTCTGTAGAGAATCTTGATGACGTTGTGATTCGTACAGGAGGAAATCGATTTGCTAAAAAAGAAAGTTTTGATGTGGCAAAAATGCCTTTAAAAAATATTGAAAATTCACAGGTTTATATCGTCGTAAGCAAGGAATTAATGAAAGAGCAGGTTATTACAGATTATAATAGTGCTTTTAAAAACGTTCCCGGAGCCGGTATTGCCGAAGTAAGAAATCAAGGCCGAACAACTTCTATTTCGAGAGGTTTTGCAACGCCTCAAGTCGTTAGAAACGGTGTTGGAAGTTTTACTTATACGAGTATTGATCCTGCAAATTTAGAGCGTATTGAGGTTATCAAAGGACCATCTGCGACACTATTTGGAAGTACATTATCATCATTTGGAGGTTTATTTAATCGTGTTACCAAAAAGCCTTTTGATTCTTTCAAAGGTGAAATTTCATATTCAGCAGCAAGTTGGGATTTGAATCGTTTTACGGCTGATATTAATACGCCAATTAACGCTGATAAAACAGCTTTGTTGAGAGTTAACACAGCTTTTCATAGCGAAAGAAGTTTTCAGGACGCAGGATTCAACAAAAACTTTTCTATTGCTCCAAGTTTCTCTTATGAAATCAACGAGAGATTAACGCTTTTAATCGACGCCGAATTTAGTTTATACAAAGCAACTTCGCCAACCAGACTTACTCCGTTTGCAGGTAAAGATGCGTTAACGAGTATAGAAGCACTTAATATTCCGTATAAATTATCATTTGCCAATAATACTATTAATTATACAAGTCAGCAATACAATGTTTTTGCTCAGTTAAAGTATAAAATCTCTGATGAATGGACATCTCAAACCATTTTATCAAGAACAAGATCATCATCTGATGGTTATGTGGTAGCATTGCAAATGACATCGCCAACGACATTAAGACAACAAGTTACGTATCAGGAATCTCCGTTTTATGGAACTGATATTCAGCAAAACTTTATTGGTAAGTTTAATATCGGAAAGCTGAAAAACAGAGTTGTAGCGGGAGTTGATTATTATAGTTTGCGTGCCACTCGTAATGATGCAATTGTAAACATGCCGGCAATGGATTATAAAAAACCGGGTGATGCTTATAATAATTTTAATGTGGATAAAGTGGCGCCAATGTTTGCTACCGCTAAGTTTACTAATTATGTATCAAATGACGAAGAAACATATAGTGCTTATGTTTCAGACGTTTTGAATGTTACCGATAGATTATTAGCAATGGGAGGAATTCGTGTGGATCGCTATATGAACAACGGAACTTATTATCCAAGCAAAGATTCTATTGCAGGAAATTATAACCAAACAGCTTTATCGCCAAAATTTGGTTTAGTGTACCAAATTATGAAAGAAAAGATTTCTGTTTTTGGTAATTATATGAACGGTTTTAGCAACGTTTCGGGTTCTGATTTTTATGGTAATACTTTCAAACCAAATCAGGCGAATCAATGGGAGGGAGGATTTAAGTTTGACCTTAATAAAATCTCGGCTACATTGAGTTATTACGATATTCAGGTAACAAATGTTACTCGTGACGATCCGGATCATTCAAACTTCTCTGTTCAGGATGGAACTCAGGTCAGCAAAGGTTTTGAAGCAGAGTTTATTGCCAACCCAATTTCAGGATTAAATATCGTCGCTGGTTATACTTATAATGACAGTAAATTTGAAAAGAGTAATCCTAATTTCCAAGGTTTACGACCATCAACGGCCGGTTCACCAACTACGGCAAATTTATGGGCAAGTTATAGAGTTACGACAGGTGGTGCGCAAGGTTTAGGAATTGGTTTTGGAGGAATCTACGGTAGTAAATATAACCAAACAAATACTGCAGCATTCAAGTTTTCTATTCCGTCGTACACGGTATTAGACGCTTCACTTTTCTATGATCAGCCAAAATACAGATTGGGTCTTAAAGTAGATAATATTACGAATGAAAAATATTGGTCTTACAGACTTGCAGCTCAAAATCCAACTCGTATAACAGCAAATGTTACATTTAAATTCTAA